GGGGTGCTGCTGGCCGCGCACCACGGCAGCCGCACCTCGAGCGGGCCGGTCTGGCTCAACACGCTGCAGCCGCAGTGGGTGGTGATCCAAGCCGCGCACCGCAGCCGCTACGGCCACCCGCACCCGCAGGTGCTGGCGCGGCTGCAAGAGCGCGGCATCCCGTGGGTGGCGACACCGCTGTGCGGGGCCGCTTGGGGCAGCAGCCAGCGCCCGGACGAGCTGCACTGCCAGCGCCAGCAGCGCCAGCGCTATTGGCAGCACCCGGATGGGCGCGGCGCACTTCCCGCGCCGCCCTAGGGGTGTGTTTTAGAGCGGTGGCAGCACGTCGAGCCGCCGCGCCGGCCAGTCGAGCACGGCGCAGCGCCGGTGCATCAGGGGGGCCAGATCGGGATGCGCCTCGTTGATTACTTGGGTGGCGAAGTGGGCCAGAAAGCGCGAGCGCAACTCGGCCCCGGCGCGCTCGACACCTTGGTTTTCGTAGGGCATGGAGGTGAGCAGCAAAAAACCGTCGGGGGGGATGAGCCCGGCGCGCATGTTGCTGTGGATGATGTCGGCGGCGGTGCGGATGGGTTGCGCCAAGTCTGGGCTGTAGGGCCCGATCATCAGGGCCAGATTGGGGGTGTGCAGAAAGTCAAAACCGCGCCCGAGGCATATCACCCATTCGCGGTGCTCGATCGCCAGCGCCCGCCCGTGCTGCTGGCGCACGCCGGCCACGTGGGCCAGGTTGCCCAGCAGCAGCGGCAACAAGTCGGCGCGTACCGGGCGCGGCAGGCCGGGCAGGGTGCGCACCAGCTGCGCTTCCAGCGCCAGTGCGTCGGGTTCGGTGCCGGCTGGCGGCTGTGTGCGGGCATCGGGCTCGGGTTGGCTGGTCACGGCACCAAAGGCGGCCAGATCGAGCACGGTGCCGTCGGGGCCGTGCAGCAACAGGGCTTCTTCGTCGGTCTCGAAACCGCAGACGATCGGATAGACGCTCTGGTGCGCGGCGCCAAACAGCTGCGAGACTTGGGCGTGGATGGCCCAAGCGTGCGCCATGCTGTCCTCGCGCCGATAGCGAAAACCGGCGCAACCGCGCTTGCGCTCGCCGCGCGACCAGTGGTAGGTGATGAGCAGCAGCACCCGGCGCCCGCTCTGCGTTTGGTTGTTGACAAAATCGATCAGCAGCTGGCTCAGGTAAGGCCAGCCGAGGTTGAACATGCCGCCCAAGTTGCGAAAGGGGGTGATGATGCCTGCGGGCAGTTGGGTGGCCAGCGCGAGGTTGACGCGCCCGTCCATGCACATCAGGGCGGCGATGGCGCTGGGGTGCTGCGCCCGGTAGCGCTGGCGCTCCAGCCAAGCCTCGGGGCCGCGAAACGCTTCGCCATGGCGCTGCGCCAAGTCAAACAGCCAGTCGATGCGCTGGTCGATCGGGCTCTGGTGGATCGATTGCGGTGGGGGCGCGCTTAGGGTGGCCGGGGTAGTGGGTGCGGGCATAGGTTTAACTCCTCCGTCGCGCCCGCACCGCCTGCCCCAGGTCGATCACCGCCATGACGTAGTAGCTGCTGGGGTTGTAGCGCGAGATGGCAAAAAAGTTTTGCGTGCCCAGCCAATGGATGGCGGGTTGGCCGCCGCGCGCTGGGTCGCCTTGCTCGAGCTCGACCAGCGCCAGCAGGCCGTTGTGCTGCGCCGCGGCGCCACCGGGTTGCACGCCCAAGGCCTGCAACTGCTCGAGCGTGAAGCTGGGGCGGATGCTGGGGGCGAGCAGGGAGGGCAAATCAAGCCGTGCCGGGTCGAAGCGGAGCGGGAAGTGGGTGGGCATGCCAGGCTGCCAGCCGTGTTCGCGCAAAAAACGCGCCACCGAACCGATGGCGTCGGGCACGCTGTCGATCAGGTCGATGCGGCCGTCGGCGTCGAAATCGACGCCAAAGCGCGGCCAGTTGCTGGGCATGAACTGTGGCAGCCCAATGGCGCCGGCGAAGCTGCCGCGCCACGCGTCGGGGGGGCGCGGGTGCTTGTGGCTCAATTGCAAAAAGGCGGCCAGCTCGGAGCGGAAAAACTCGCTGCGCTGGGCCGCGCGCGGGTGCTCGGGCGGGAAGTCAAAGCCCAGCGTGGCCAGCGAGTCGAGCACACGGTGCGTGCCCATGTGGCGGCCGTAGAGCGTCTCGACACCGATGATGCCCACGATGAGCCAGTCGGGCACGCCAAACTCGCGCTCGGCGCGCTCCAAGCTGGCCTCGTGCTGCTGCCAAAAGCGCAGCCCGGCCTGGATGCGCACCGGCTCCACGAAGCGCGCCCGGTAGGCCGGCCAGTCGCGCAGGGTGCCGCGCGGCATGGGCGTCATGAGGCGCACGATCTGCGGCCGGTGCCGGGCTTCGTGCCCGATCCAGCGCTCGGCCCAGCCGTCGCTCCAGCCCTGCTCGGCGTCGAGCTGGCGCGCAAAGGCCAGCGCGGCGGGGTGCTGGGCGAAGCCGCCGGGGGTGGCTGGAGCCGAAACGGCGGGCGCTGGCAAGGCGGCCGCAGGCAGGGTGCCAGGGCCGGGGTGGGCCAGAGCACGCGCCGGCAGCAGGGCGCTGGGCAGCACGGCAGCGCCCAGCGCCGCCAGCGTGAAGCGGCGGCGCTGGGTTTGGGTGGGCGCGGGTTCCAAGATGGCAAGGGCTGGCTTGAGGGGCATGTTCAAGGGGGTCGGGGCAGTGGGGGCAACTGGCGCCATTGTCGGTGCAAATCGCGCAGATCGATCTGCTGGGTCGGGTCGTAGCGTTGGGCTTCAAGCCGCAGCAGCCACTGGCTCCAAGCGGCGGCGGTGGCGGCAGGGCAGTCTGTGGGCAGGGCGGCAGCGAGCTGGCGCGGGGTGGCGGGGGCTGGCACCACGCCACCGGCTTGGGCCACGGCCTTGCGGGCGCTTTGCAACAGGCGCAGCCAGGGGTCGGGGCGCGGCCGCAGCCATTGCAGCCAAGCCACGGCGGCGAGGGTAGCTAGGCACAGCAGGCCCACCAGTAGGTACAGCAGCTGCTGCCAGTGCGGGGTGGCAAAGCCGAGCTGGCGCAGCAGCTCGAGCTGGCGGTTCTGGCCGTAGTCGAGCACCCACTGGTTCCAGCGGTTGTTGGTGGCCTCCCAAATGGCGCGCATCTGGGCCAGCATGTCGGGGTCGATCTGGATCAGGGCCGCGGCCAGGGGCCCCGGTGGCGGCAGCAGCCGCTGCAGGTCGGTGGTGCGCGCTGGGGCCACGTGCGCGGTGGGGTCGATGCGCGTCCAGCCTTGGGCATCCAGCCAGACTTCGGCCCAGGCGTGGGCGTCGCTCTGGCGCACGGTCCAAAAGCCGTCGATGGGGTTGAGCTCGCCGCCGTGGTAGCCGGTGACGATGCGCGCCGGGATGCCCAGCTCGCGCATCAGCACCACAAAGGCCGAGGCGATGTGCTCGCAAAAACCCTCGCGGCGGTCAAACCAAAATTCGTCGGCGCTGTGGCGGCCAAACACGCCCGGCTCCAGGGTGTACTGGTAGCCGCCGGTGCGCAGGCGCAGCAGCACGGCATCGATCAACTGCGGCGCGCTGGCGTTGGGCCCCAGCTGCTGGAGCAAATCAGCCGCCAGCTGGCGCGTGCGCGGGTTGAAGCCGGGGGGCAGCAGCAAATTGGCCGCCAGCGTGGCGGCGGGGCGCAGCGGGCGGTGCCGCAGCTCGGGCCAAGCCACGGCCTCGAAGCGGGTGACTTCGGTCAGGGGCCGCGGCAGTATCCATTGCAGATCGGGTGTGAGCTGCGCGCTCTGGGTGCCGATGGGTGGCAGCTCCGGTGTGGTTTGCAGCGTCAGCACCCAGGGCTGGTGGCTGGGCTCCATGGTCAGTCGGTAGCGCAGCGGCGTGCCGGCGCTTTGCAGCTCGGTCTGCAAGGCGGCGCTGGCGTGCTCGGGCAGGCTGTGCTCACCGTACTGGGGCAGCCACTGCTGGCCGTCGAAGCGGCTCAAGACCGGGCCACGAAAATACAGCTGATTTTGCGGTGGGCGGCGGCCGTCGAGGAATTCGACGCGCAGGGCCACGCTGGGGTCGAGCGCCAAGCGCGCGATCTGCCCCACCTGCATCTGCCCCGAAAGGCCGCTGCGGCCCATCTGGGCGTCGGTGGGGATGTGCCACAGCGGGCCAAAGCGTGGAAACAGCACAAACAGCAGCAGCATCAGCGGCGCCCCAAACAGCACTAGGGTGCTGGCTTGGCGCAGCGCTTGGGTGAGCGGCGGGCGCCCCAGCGGCAGATGCGCCAGCACGAGGCCAGTGAGCAAGCCCAGCAGCGCCGGCACGATGCCCAGCGCGGTGAGCAAAGACTGCGAGTGCAGCAGCAGCGTCAGCAGGGTGAAAAAACCCAAGAAAAACACCACCAGCGCGTCGCGGCGGGCGCGCAGCTCCAGCGTTTTGAGCGCCAGCAGCAGCACGATCAGGTTGCTTCCGGCCAGGGCGCCCCAAAACTGGCCGTGGTGTAGCCAGGTGCCGGCCAGCGCCAGCAGCAGCAGTGCCAACATCACTGCGCGGCCGGGCAGGGGCTGGCCGCGCAGCGCCAGCACGGCGCGCCCGAGCAACAGCAGCAGCGCCAGCGCGCTGGCCCACAGCGGCTGGTGCGCGCTTTGCAGCAGCACGATCCAGCCCACCACGCCGAGCAAAAACAGCGTGTCGCGCAGCTCGCGCGGCCAGGTGCGCGGGGCCAGCGCCGCGGGCAGCGCCAGCTTCGTCAGCGCCATGCCAGTGCCTCCAGGCAGCGCTGGCGCTGCGCCGCGCCCTGCTCGGGGGCGATTTCGAAGCCCGGCAGGCGCAAGCCGTAGCGCAGCCCCAAGGCATCGGCTTGCAGCACCCAGGCGCACAGGCGCGAGCGGCGCGCTTCTTCGTCGTGCAGCTGGCAGCGCGCGTGTTCCAACCACAACTCGGCTGCGGCCGGGTGGCTGAAGTCGCGGCTGACCCACTGTGCGCGCTCATCGCCGGCCAGGCGCGCGGCTTTTTTCCAGAGCACCCACTTGAGCGGGTCGCCGCGCCGGTAGGGGCGGGCGCCGTCGGTTTCGCCGCTGCGTTGGGCGGCGTGGGGGCCGCTGGCGGGGCCGTCCTCGTGTGTGGCGGCCAGCGGCAGCGCCGGGGCCGGGGTCTCGGGGGCCGGATAGACCCACAGCTGCGCCGCCGGCCGCCACCAATGCCAGACCTTGAAGGTGCCCAGCGGATACAAGGTCTGCACCCGCAGCGCGGGCAGCGGCAGGCGGCCGCGCTGCTGCGTGGGGTAGGCCAGCTGCACGCTGTGCTGGTCTTGGGGGCCGACATCGGCCCAGACGTCGCTGGCCGCAGGGCCGCTGCCCAGCCACTGCAGCCCCACGGCGTAGCGCGCACGCCGCGAGGGGTTGTGCAAGTGGATTTCGACCGCGGCGCTCTGGCCAGCAAACACCGGCGCGCCCGGGTGCAGGCTCAGCTCCAGCCCGGCCAGGTTGCGGTGCCCCACCCAGACCCCAGCCGCCGCACTGCCGGCGAGCATGAAAGTGAGCAGGTAGCCTAGGTTGAGCTGGTAATTGATGCTGCCCAGCAGCAACAGCAGCAGCGTAAAGCCCAGCATCCAGCCCGCACGGGTGGGCAGCAGGTAGAGGTTGTGGTGGTGCAGCGCGGTTTGGTCTTGCTGTGGCAAGCGGCGCAGCCACCAAGCGCGCAGGCGCGGCACAAAGGTGGTTTGGATCATGGCTGGCATGAGCGATTGCCTCTCAGTGGCGCCCGGCCGCCCGAAGCCACTGAAGCGCCCCCTTGGGGGGCAGCGAGCGCAGCGAGCATGGGGGCAGTTTCACTTCAGTGGCGCCCGGCCGCCCGAAGCCACTGAAGCGCCCCCTTGGGGGGCAGCGAGCGCAGCGAGCGTGGGGGCCAGTTTCACTTCAGCGCAGCGCCGTGGCCTCGATCATGGCCTGCACCTGCTCAAAGGCGCCGCGCCCAGCGCTGCCCAGCGGCTGCAGCCGGTGCGCTGCGGTTTGCGGCAGGATCGCGGCGACGTCGTCGGCGGCGGCGTAGCTGCGCCCCTCCAGCAGCGCATGCACCTGGGCGGCACGCAAAATCGCCAGCCCGGCGCGCGGGCTCAGGCCCTGCGCAAACCAGCGCCCGTTGCGGCTGGCCTCCAGCAGGTCTTGCAGGTAGTCGAGCACCGCATCGCTCAGGGCCACCGCCTGCACCTGGGCTTGCAGCCGGGCCAGTCCGGCGCTGTCGAGCAAGCTGGGCAGGGTGTCGAGCAGCTCGCGCCGGTTTTGGCCGCGCAGCAGCAGACGCTCGGCCGGGCGGCTGGGGTAGCCCAAGCGCAGGCGCATCAAGAAGCGATCGAGCTGCGACTCGGGCAACGCGTGCGTGCCCAGTTGGTCGTGTGGGTTTTGGGTGGCGATGACAAAAAAAGGCTGCGGCAGCGGCCGCGTCGCACCCTCGACCGAGACCTGCTTTTCTTCCATGGCCTCGAGCAGCGCGCTTTGGGTCTTGGGGCTGGCGCGGTTGATCTCGTCGGCCAGCAGCACCTGGGCAAACAGCGGGCCCGGGTGGAACACAAACTCGGCGCGCTCGCGCTCGAATACCGAAACCCCCATCAGATCGCTCGGCATCAAGTCCGAAGTAAACTGAACCCGTGAAAACTGCAAGCCAAAGCTGTGCGCCAACGCATGGGCCAGCGTGGTTTTGCCGACGCCGGGCAAGTCTTCGATCAGCAGGTGCCCGCCGGCGAGCAAGCAGGTGACGGCGTCGCGGATGACGCCGGCTTTGCCCACGATGACCGTTTCGAGTTGGCGCAGCAGTGGCGCGATGAGGGATTGGGGTTCGAGCATGGGTGCTACGATAACGGAAAAAGGAGACAACGATGAAACCGACCGGCTACTACACCCACCCCGCCTGCCGCAAGCACGACATGGGCCCGGGCCACCCCGAATGCCCCGAGCGCTTGGGCGCGATCGAAGACCGGTTGCTCATCACCGGGCTGGCCGACGCGCTCGAGCGCCGCGACCCCAACCCGGCCTCGCAGTCCGAGCTCGAACTGGCGCATTCGCGCATGTACGTGGCCTCGCTGCGCGGCATGACGGATGAACTGCGCGAAGAAGTGCGCGCCGGAGGCCCCGAGCGGCTGCAGCTCGACCCCGACACCTCCATCAACCTGCACACCTACGAAGCGGCGCTGATGTCGGCCGGGGCGGCGCTCAACGCCACCGACGCGGTGCTGGCCGGCGAGCTGCAAAACGCCTTTTGCGCCGTGCGCCCGCCCGGCCACCACGCCTGCCGCGAGCGCGCCATGGGCTTTTGCATCTTCAACCACGTGGCGCTGGCGGCCAAGTACGCGCTCGAGCGCCACGGCCTGCAACGCGTGGCGGTGATCGACTTCGACGTGCACCACGGCAACGGCACCGAAGAGATCGTGGCCGGCGACCCGCGCATCCTCATGTGCAGCTACTACCAGCACCCCTTTTACCCCGAATGGCCGCACGCCGAGGCCGACAACCTCGTCAACCTGCCGGTGCCGGCCTATAGCCGCGGGTCGGATGTGCGCGAGCTCATCGACAGCGTCTGGATGCCGCGCCTCGAGGCGCACCGGCCCGAGATGATCTTCATCAGCGCCGGCTTCGACGCTCACCGCGAAGACGATATGGGCCAGCTTGGGCTGGTGGAGCAAGACTACACCTGGATCACGCAGCGCCTCAAGGCGGTGGCCGACCGGCACGCGCAGGGCCGCATCGTCAGCGTGCTCGAGGGCGGCTACAACCTGAGCGCGCTGGCGCGCAGCGTGGAAGCGCACATCCGCGTGCTCGCCGATTTGTGAGTTCATGATTTGTGAGTTTGGGAGCAGCCATCAAAGCGGGCACCGATCTCAATCCGTCACCCCCAGAATCACACTCGAGGCCTTGAACAAGGCGCTGGCGCGCTGGCCGACGGCAAGCTGCATGTCGATGCAGCTCTGCTGCGTGATGATGGCCGCGAGGCTGGCGCTGCCCGACAGTTGCAGCACCACTTCGGCGTTCACGGCGCCGGGTGTGATGCGCATGATCGTGCCGCTCAGGCAGTTGCGGGCCGAATAGCGCGCCCGGCTGGGTTTGGCGGCGACAGCCTCGTTGTCGGCGGCGTCGTCATCATCGGCGCACAGCAAGATGATGGATGAGGCCTTGACCAGCGCAAAGGCCTCGGTCCCGATCTGCAGCCCTAGGTTTTGCGTGCTCTCGCGCGTGAGCAGCGCCACCAGCGGCTGCGGTGCGCCGATGTCGAGTTCGATCAGGTCATTCACGGCGCCGGGCTCGATGCGCACCACACGCCCCAGAAACTGATTGCGGGCGCTGGTTTTCATGGTCATGCTCCTCAAAAGCAGGTAGTCGTCGGCCATGCCGCTGGCTTGGCGGCTCAGGTGCTCGACAAAGCGCCGGTGCTCGGCCTCGAGGCGGCGGTAGTTGACCACCAGTTGCCGGCCCCGGGGCGTCAAGCGGGTGCCGCCGCCGCCCTTGCCGCCGGTCAGGCGCTGCACCAGTGGCTCACCGGCCAAAGTGTTCATGGTGTCGATGGCGTCCCAGGCCGCTTTGTAGCTCAGCTGGGCCGCCTTGGCCGCGCGCGTGATCGAGCCCCAGGTGCCGATGTATTCGAGCAAAGCAATGCGGCCGGGGCCGCCGAAGTTGCGCTCGCCCGCCGTCATCCACACCAGCCCTTGCAGCTGCAGGGGGGCGGTGGGGGAGGCTTGGGTGGATTGGGGTGCGGGTGGGGATGTGGGTTTTTGGGGGGGTGGTGGCGCGGGCGGAGCTTCGGTGTCAGGCGGCGCCGGTGCAGCGTGCGGGGTGCCTTGGCTGGGCTCGGTGCGCGGGGCGCGTGGTTTGCGCGGGCTCATGGAGCGCGGCCCGACCGGCCCTCGTGCAGGTGCAGCACCTCGTCGCCAAACAAGGCCACGTCTTGCGGGTCGTGGGTGATGAGCACCATCGGCACTTGCAGGCGCCGCTGCAGCGCGTCGAGTTCGGCGCGCATGGTCTGGCGCAGGTCGGCGTCGAGCGCGGCAAAGGGCTCGTCGAGCAACAAGGCGCGCGGCTCGGCCACCAGCGCGCGCGCCAAGGCGGTGCGCTGGCGCTGCCCGCCCGAGAGCTCGTGCGGGTACTGGTGCGCCAGGGCCCCGAGTTCAAAGGCCTCGATCCAATACTCCACCGCCGGGTGGCGCGCACGGCGGCGCGGGTTCAGCCAGCCACGGGCGAGCGCAAAAGCGATGTTTTGGCGCACCGTCAGGTGCGCAAACAAGGCGTAATCCTGAAACACATAAGCCAGCCGGCGCGCCTGCGGCGGCAGAAAAACGCCGCTGGCCGCGTCGTACAGGGTCTGGCCGTCGATGCGCACATGGCCCGACTGCGGGCGCACCAAGCCGGCTATCGCCTTCAGGGTCTGGCTCTTGCCCGAGCCCGAGGGCCCGGCAATCACCACGCGCTGCGCCTGCGACTTGAGCTGCACGTCGAGCGTGAACACGCGCGTGCCCGATTGCAGCCGGTTGCGCAGATGAAAGTCGAGCAGCATGGCGGGCTCT
This sequence is a window from Serpentinimonas maccroryi. Protein-coding genes within it:
- a CDS encoding carboxysome shell carbonic anhydrase domain-containg protein produces the protein MPAPTTPATLSAPPPQSIHQSPIDQRIDWLFDLAQRHGEAFRGPEAWLERQRYRAQHPSAIAALMCMDGRVNLALATQLPAGIITPFRNLGGMFNLGWPYLSQLLIDFVNNQTQSGRRVLLLITYHWSRGERKRGCAGFRYRREDSMAHAWAIHAQVSQLFGAAHQSVYPIVCGFETDEEALLLHGPDGTVLDLAAFGAVTSQPEPDARTQPPAGTEPDALALEAQLVRTLPGLPRPVRADLLPLLLGNLAHVAGVRQQHGRALAIEHREWVICLGRGFDFLHTPNLALMIGPYSPDLAQPIRTAADIIHSNMRAGLIPPDGFLLLTSMPYENQGVERAGAELRSRFLAHFATQVINEAHPDLAPLMHRRCAVLDWPARRLDVLPPL
- the mltB gene encoding lytic murein transglycosylase B, whose product is MPLKPALAILEPAPTQTQRRRFTLAALGAAVLPSALLPARALAHPGPGTLPAAALPAPAVSAPATPGGFAQHPAALAFARQLDAEQGWSDGWAERWIGHEARHRPQIVRLMTPMPRGTLRDWPAYRARFVEPVRIQAGLRFWQQHEASLERAEREFGVPDWLIVGIIGVETLYGRHMGTHRVLDSLATLGFDFPPEHPRAAQRSEFFRSELAAFLQLSHKHPRPPDAWRGSFAGAIGLPQFMPSNWPRFGVDFDADGRIDLIDSVPDAIGSVARFLREHGWQPGMPTHFPLRFDPARLDLPSLLAPSIRPSFTLEQLQALGVQPGGAAAQHNGLLALVELEQGDPARGGQPAIHWLGTQNFFAISRYNPSSYYVMAVIDLGQAVRARRRS
- a CDS encoding transglutaminaseTgpA domain-containing protein; amino-acid sequence: MALTKLALPAALAPRTWPRELRDTLFLLGVVGWIVLLQSAHQPLWASALALLLLLGRAVLALRGQPLPGRAVMLALLLLALAGTWLHHGQFWGALAGSNLIVLLLALKTLELRARRDALVVFFLGFFTLLTLLLHSQSLLTALGIVPALLGLLTGLVLAHLPLGRPPLTQALRQASTLVLFGAPLMLLLFVLFPRFGPLWHIPTDAQMGRSGLSGQMQVGQIARLALDPSVALRVEFLDGRRPPQNQLYFRGPVLSRFDGQQWLPQYGEHSLPEHASAALQTELQSAGTPLRYRLTMEPSHQPWVLTLQTTPELPPIGTQSAQLTPDLQWILPRPLTEVTRFEAVAWPELRHRPLRPAATLAANLLLPPGFNPRTRQLAADLLQQLGPNASAPQLIDAVLLRLRTGGYQYTLEPGVFGRHSADEFWFDRREGFCEHIASAFVVLMRELGIPARIVTGYHGGELNPIDGFWTVRQSDAHAWAEVWLDAQGWTRIDPTAHVAPARTTDLQRLLPPPGPLAAALIQIDPDMLAQMRAIWEATNNRWNQWVLDYGQNRQLELLRQLGFATPHWQQLLYLLVGLLCLATLAAVAWLQWLRPRPDPWLRLLQSARKAVAQAGGVVPAPATPRQLAAALPTDCPAATAAAWSQWLLRLEAQRYDPTQQIDLRDLHRQWRQLPPLPRPP
- a CDS encoding DUF58 domain-containing protein codes for the protein MIQTTFVPRLRAWWLRRLPQQDQTALHHHNLYLLPTRAGWMLGFTLLLLLLGSINYQLNLGYLLTFMLAGSAAAGVWVGHRNLAGLELSLHPGAPVFAGQSAAVEIHLHNPSRRARYAVGLQWLGSGPAASDVWADVGPQDQHSVQLAYPTQQRGRLPLPALRVQTLYPLGTFKVWHWWRPAAQLWVYPAPETPAPALPLAATHEDGPASGPHAAQRSGETDGARPYRRGDPLKWVLWKKAARLAGDERAQWVSRDFSHPAAAELWLEHARCQLHDEEARRSRLCAWVLQADALGLRYGLRLPGFEIAPEQGAAQRQRCLEALAWR
- a CDS encoding AAA family ATPase: MLEPQSLIAPLLRQLETVIVGKAGVIRDAVTCLLAGGHLLIEDLPGVGKTTLAHALAHSFGLQFSRVQFTSDLMPSDLMGVSVFERERAEFVFHPGPLFAQVLLADEINRASPKTQSALLEAMEEKQVSVEGATRPLPQPFFVIATQNPHDQLGTHALPESQLDRFLMRLRLGYPSRPAERLLLRGQNRRELLDTLPSLLDSAGLARLQAQVQAVALSDAVLDYLQDLLEASRNGRWFAQGLSPRAGLAILRAAQVHALLEGRSYAAADDVAAILPQTAAHRLQPLGSAGRGAFEQVQAMIEATALR
- a CDS encoding histone deacetylase family protein; protein product: MKPTGYYTHPACRKHDMGPGHPECPERLGAIEDRLLITGLADALERRDPNPASQSELELAHSRMYVASLRGMTDELREEVRAGGPERLQLDPDTSINLHTYEAALMSAGAALNATDAVLAGELQNAFCAVRPPGHHACRERAMGFCIFNHVALAAKYALERHGLQRVAVIDFDVHHGNGTEEIVAGDPRILMCSYYQHPFYPEWPHAEADNLVNLPVPAYSRGSDVRELIDSVWMPRLEAHRPEMIFISAGFDAHREDDMGQLGLVEQDYTWITQRLKAVADRHAQGRIVSVLEGGYNLSALARSVEAHIRVLADL
- a CDS encoding TOBE domain-containing protein, which translates into the protein MTAGERNFGGPGRIALLEYIGTWGSITRAAKAAQLSYKAAWDAIDTMNTLAGEPLVQRLTGGKGGGGTRLTPRGRQLVVNYRRLEAEHRRFVEHLSRQASGMADDYLLLRSMTMKTSARNQFLGRVVRIEPGAVNDLIELDIGAPQPLVALLTRESTQNLGLQIGTEAFALVKASSIILLCADDDDAADNEAVAAKPSRARYSARNCLSGTIMRITPGAVNAEVVLQLSGSASLAAIITQQSCIDMQLAVGQRASALFKASSVILGVTD
- a CDS encoding ABC transporter ATP-binding protein, translating into MLLDFHLRNRLQSGTRVFTLDVQLKSQAQRVVIAGPSGSGKSQTLKAIAGLVRPQSGHVRIDGQTLYDAASGVFLPPQARRLAYVFQDYALFAHLTVRQNIAFALARGWLNPRRRARHPAVEYWIEAFELGALAHQYPHELSGGQRQRTALARALVAEPRALLLDEPFAALDADLRQTMRAELDALQRRLQVPMVLITHDPQDVALFGDEVLHLHEGRSGRAP